TCTATATTCTTCATTTCCTCCTTTGATGCAATATCCAACTCAAGAACATAGTTGTTTCTGAAGCGCGTCTACATAATACCAGATATagtttatagtatttttttgtaaaatacaCTACTTATTTACAATGAAGTTTTTGAATTAGGAATCTATTCTTTTACCTTCAATTCAGCAAGTATTTCAGAAGAACTCTTTCCAGATGCACATGTCACAAAAATATACCCAAACCTCTTTTTGTACATTGATCCCCATTTATGAAGTTTTTACACGTTTGAATGTTAACATAACAAATATTATTCCAATACATTTGGTTCTCGTATATAAACTTAACATATACAttattcaattaatcaaaaattGTATACCTAATGAACGAACCTGCATGGTATAATTGTTTGCCGTTTTTAAGTATTTATTGAAACAAGAGCGTCCTAATATAGCCTCCAACCAACACCTAACATTCACTTTACGAAACCATATGTCTCTAGCAACAGCAATTACATGTTCCAACGATGAGAATGGCAAGGCTACAGCCATTTCTGTAGTAAATGTCGGGCTTGCACAGCATGATGAAAAGTCATTCTTTTCCACTTGCCTTGTTATTCCatcattttaaaataactaatatttattagtcataacaacattaaaattatttaataattattagatatgTTATGTTTAAATAAAACTGACATTAAGAACAACAGCATCAAACAATATAGATACCTTATTCTGGAATAAATATAGATAAACAAAAAATGGAAGAAATGGGAAAAAGCTTTAATTTATTAAAGCTGTTAATCTAGTAAAGAGTTCATTGAAATACGAAAATGCAAATCGTGATGTAACCAGACAACTATATACAAAAACTAATTGATAACTTATTAAACACACAAATCTTCTTTAAAAATTACGTTGTATAATCATATGTTTCATTCTGCAACATCATCAATATTTTCAGAAACATTGTCTGTGGGGTCTTCTGTATCATCATCCATTGCCAACTGTAACTCTCCAATGTCCTCTGTCGTTGACATGTTTAACCTTGGCTGTGGAGAGAAACCAACTTCagcttcttcattctcttctcccaTGTCATACAAGTCTCGTGGCTTCACATGAACAATCGCTCCATTCTTTATCTACTTCATCGTCCACATAGTATACAAGATGAGCCTCTGATGCCAATATGTACGGTTCATCGTCTTCTCGATCACCAGTGTGTATTGAACGAGAGAAGTTAACACTAGTAAGACCCAAATGATCTTGTTTGATTCCTCTAGTAGTAGTCGTATCCGCCCAAATACACTTGAACAGCACAACTGAGAATCGACAgttataattcaattcaattatgtctacAATTTTGCCATAATATGGAACACTACCAATAGCCACTTTTTGGTCACGCATGCTTGCATAACTTCGTGTATTAGACGAGACATATACTCCACTATTTTGGAATTTCATCCCTTCATCCTTTGCCATAGTTCTAAACTTATACCCGTTGACATTGTATGCCCTATAACGTCTTGCTTGTAGTCTGGGTCTACATTCGAGGCATTTAATCTCATTTGAATACTCAGTGCTCTCTATCGGAACCTGCAACCATATAACAGCCATTTAATCTCATTAAAGTATTATAGTATGTTTCATGCTATCATTTGACCTTGGCATAATGCTTACTGTATGCTAACCTCTTGCTTGAACCACTGAACAAATTCCTTGTGCACAATGCTATCTATTTTTATTGCGACCTTGTTTGACCTCGTAgcattctctttgtttttttGTCTAAATGAACTATTTGAAATAGCACAACATTATTCACTAATAATGAAAAGCTTAACAGATTTATCTTCGAGAGTTTAAATTTAACATAAGATCACTTACTCAATAAATTCAGAAACAGCCTCGCAGTTGGCTAGCACGTGACGATGTGCTTGATGTTGTTCCATCTGGCTTAGCTTAAAATGAGTTGCAACCCCTACCGCCTTTCCAATTTTCGGGAACATTGTTTCACAGGCATCAGGGATCACTCCACTAGGTTGATCGTCAACTCGCATCGGTCGATTCATCCTAGTCTCAATATCATCCAGATATCTAGAACAAAAGGTTAGAATCTCCTCAGATAAGTATCCCTCTGTAATTGAGCCTTCTACTTGAGCCCTGTTGCGCACATATTTCTTCAAACGTCCCAGATACCTTTCAATAGAAACAGTGTCATATGAGTAGTACAATTTATTAATGAAACCGCATGTTGTAAACAGGT
The sequence above is drawn from the Arachis hypogaea cultivar Tifrunner chromosome 4, arahy.Tifrunner.gnm2.J5K5, whole genome shotgun sequence genome and encodes:
- the LOC112795194 gene encoding uric acid degradation bifunctional protein TTL-like, with amino-acid sequence MAVALPFSSLEHVIAVARDIWFRKVNVRCWLEAILGRSCFNKYLKTANNYTMQRFGYIFVTCASGKSSSEILAELKTRFRNNYVLELDIASKEEMKNIELHDEEKIQRLILTAARCETDSNSTTNRCINRRYSTFSDRFLQSLQTSHRYLPELL
- the LOC140184216 gene encoding uncharacterized protein, which gives rise to MPENDIDIYLQPPVDELKQLWDRVEMYDANKKSTFKMFAALMWIISDFSGLENLSGWNMHSGGKSKDNMKTRKDLQYMGIRSELWPRDGGKYPSTVFTMSNAQKDIFLKTLQHVIFPDGYSSNIMRCVDLRQPMVHLIVHLVEEVKTSGPVHYRWMYPVERYLGRLKKYVRNRAQVEGSITEGYLSEEILTFCSRYLDDIETRMNRPMRVDDQPSGVIPDACETMFPKIGKAVGVATHFKLSQMEQHQAHRHVLANCEAVSEFIDSFRQKNKENATRSNKVAIKIDSIVHKEFVQWFKQEVPIESTEYSNEIKCLECRPRLQARRYRAYNVNGYKFRTMAKDEGMKFQNSGVYVSSNTRSYASMRDQKVAIGSVPYYGKIVDIIELNYNCRFSVVLFKCIWADTTTTRGIKQDHLGLTSVNFSRSIHTGDREDDEPYILASEAHLVYYVDDEVDKEWSDCSCEATRLV